In Salminus brasiliensis chromosome 24, fSalBra1.hap2, whole genome shotgun sequence, one genomic interval encodes:
- the LOC140546474 gene encoding cytolytic toxin-alpha-like isoform X3, whose translation MKSDRSMDPPVVFHVEREDQAPRKKLERTSMATCMSTKSDQSMDPPATFRDESTSNNRCPVCTDEMKGPVSTHCGYSYCKTCSQNYGNTPTYEGSSSCPQCRRNSGNCALAEVVQKRDEDFSPDFVEVAAVGRPLKLGMLYDCRSDSLSSDVFLWDVDTVSSMKLSLPRPHTDVRILEGDSLQERLRALGLTTALRASVVSGLVEVAGAAAFLKHPTQSQLQDRVTLHYRTSTRLDMLSHRLLRNGAPLSVTNQSSATHVVVAVLYGGQAFFVFDKDSESSDGVQELKASVSEMISCSGAADLLSDLSSDREEAGCASDKCSVYTDAEDFRGLVDFQTAVKLYGHHQKLLGPHGGRAVPLTAWLYPLKNLEQTPASVLQEISDDLLHRAERVLDHLDFVRRDLGLCQDMMSGFSNLGGITWFVALKATLCQFALLLQQYQAAFQRRLASCIRTTREKGEEGQERLRDLLQRNSQAPFSPQNMYQWLQNKDAEVRALNECRAANITIAKSHDDLKRLVEDSQAGRVLCFTLTSLEGGDPFLAALKQHIRLVIMENRREVQPPFRLSDTSQKILSDLRSFLFTREAEEPAEETKFIAASVPDGRFPGSSIHLYHSGNGVSQNLIVDVRPAAAEIVAVTRTRVTLKLQSVEMTFADRYRVEYKAVSCRGATVLNTGWKTIEIWRTGSTSVVLGIKPETQYQLRYAVMDSNSMSDYSRITEFQTPPRSRPGRPTVLKQNTDSLTVTWQSAEADGDSPVLRYMVEYMEAGLEGWQSVLTEGPECEYTITLPYSTCYRVRVSAVYGEEDTSKPSEETAVALDVPVPVTTEDLPLVQSRTPWLKGELSSVLRRLASLLKLWKVQCMKLLESTMEVQFLSVLLHLNIRVSDETLLQLVFLVYEAQEGEFTHSFLQKVGGDLSSCSLQWKVIQYFLQYHTVTVDFRKSSIKQQNIRELLTVLDRVQLRRILFS comes from the exons ATGAAGAGTGACCGGTCCATGGATCCACCAGTGGTCTTCCATGTGGAGAGAGAGGACCAGGCTCCCAG GAAGAAGCTGGAGAGAACGTCTATGGCGACATGCATGTCTACAAAAAGTGACCAGTCCATGGATCCACCAGCGACCTTCAGAGATGAATCCACTTCAAATAATAG ATGTCCAGTGTGTACAGACGAGATGAAGGGGCCAGTGTCCACCCACTGTGGGTACAGTTACTGCAAGACCTGCAGCCAGAACTACGGGAACACACCAACCTATGAAGGGAGCTCCTCCTGCCCTCAGTGTAGAAGGAACTCCGGAAACTGCGCTCTGGCTGAAGTGGTGCAGAAACGTGACGAAG ATTTCAGTCCGGACTTCGTTGAGGTGGCTGCAGTCGGTCGTCCGTTGAAGCTGGGGATGTTGTACGACTGCCGCAGTGATTCTCTCAGCTCAG ATGTTTTTCTGTGGGATGTTGACACTGTATCATCAATGAAGCTGTCTCTTCCTCGACCCCACACAGATGTGAGGATTTTAGAGGGAGATTCTCTGCAGGAAAGACTCCGAGCTCTGGGCCTGACCACTGCTCTGAGAGCTAGTGTAGTATCAGGGCTGGTGGAGGTGGCTGGAGCTGCTGCCTTTCTGAAGCACCCAACTCAGTCCCAGCTGCAGGACCGAGTCACGCTACACTACAGAACCTCCACCAGGCTGGACATGCTCAGTCACAGACTGCTACGCAATGGAGCTCCTCTCTCagtgaccaatcagagctcagCAACACATGTGGTAGTAGCTGTGCTGTACGGAGGCCAAGCGTTTTTCGTCTTTGACAAAGACAGTGAAAGCAGTGATGGTGTTCAAGAGCTGAAGGCCTCAGTTAGCGAGATGATCTCTTGCTCGGGTGCAGCTGACCTTCTCTCCGATCTCAGCAGTGACCGTGAGGAAGCAGGTTGTGCCTCGGATAAATGCTCTGTCTACACTGATGCAGAGgatttcagaggtcttgtggacttTCAAACAGCCGTGAAGCTTTACGGCCATCACCAGAAGCTCTTAGGACCACATGGTGGGAGAGCAGTTCCTCTCACAGCCTGGCTTTACCCTCTGAAGAACCTGGAACAGACACCTGCTTCTGTGCTTCAAGAAATAAGTGATGACTTGCTGCATCGAGCAGAGAGAGTTCTGGACCATCTGGACTTCGTGAGGAGGGATCTGGGGCTTTGTCAGGATATGATGTCTGGTTTCTCTAATCTTGGTGGAATTACCTGGTTTGTAGCTCTGAAGGCCACTCTGTGTCAGTTTGCCCTGCTTCTGCAGCAGTACCAAGCAGCATTTCAGAGAAGACTGGCCTCCTGCATTAGGACCACCcgagagaaaggagaggaagGACAGGAGAGGTTGAGGGACCTTCTGCAGAGGAACAGTCAGGCACCATTCAGTCCACAGAACATGTATCAGTGGCTCCAGAACAAGGATGCTGAAGTGAGGGCTTTGAATGAATGCAGAGCCGCTAACATCACCATTGCGAAATCACACGATGATCTGAAGCGTTTGGTTGAAGATTCCCAAGCTGGCAGAGTGTTGTGCTTCACTCTCACATCGCTGGAGGGTGGAGATCCATTTCTCGCAGCTCTTAAACAGCACATCAGGTTAGTGATTATGGAGAACAGACGAGAGGTACAGCCACCATTCAGGCTTTCTGATACCAGTCAGAAAATCCTGTCTGACCTTCGCTCGTTCCTTTTCACTAGAGAGGCTGAAGAACCTGCAGAGGAAACCAAGTTCATCGCTGCATCTGTGCCTGATGGACGATTTCCAGGCTCCTCGATTCACCTTTACCACTCTGGGAATGGTGTGAGTCAGAATTTGATAGTTGATGTGAGACCAGCAGCTGCAGAAATAGTTGCAGTGACGCGAACCCGTGTTACCCTGAAGCTGCAGAGTGTGGAGATGACCTTCGCTGATCGGTACAGAGTGGAGTACAAAGCAGTGAGCTGCAGAGGAGCGACTGTCCTCAATACGGGATGGAAAACCATTGAAATCTGGAGAACTGGATCAACTTCTGTAGTTCTAGGGATTAAACCAGAGACCCAGTACCAGCTCAGATATGCTGTAATGGACAGTAACAGCATGAGTGACTACAGCAGAATCACAGAGTTCCAGACACCTCCTAGATCCAGACCTGGACGGCCTACAGTGCTTAAACAGAATACAGACTCTCTCACTGTTACCTGGCAGAGCGCTGAAGCTGATGGAGATTCTCCTGTTCTCCGCTACATGGTGGAGTACATGGAAGCTGGTCTGGAGGGCTGGCAGTCTGTTCTAACAGAGGGTCCTGAGTGTGAATACACCATAACTCTCCCCTACAGCACCTGCTACAGAGTCAGAGTCTCTGCTGTCTATGGAGAGGAAGACACCAGTAAACCCAGTGAGGAAACTGCAGTGGCATTAGATG TTCCTGTTCCAGTGACCACTGAGGACCTTCCACTTGTCCAGAGCAGAACACCGTGGCTGAAGGGGGAGCTGTCCAGCGTTCTGAGAAGGTTGgcttctctgctgaagctctggaAAGTCCAATGCATGAAGCTTCTCGAATCTACGATGGAGGTCCAGtttctctctgttcttctgCATCTCAACATCAG GGTGTCTGACGAGACTCTCCTGCAGCTGGTTTTCTTGGTGTATGAAGCTCAGGAGGGGGAGTTTACTCACAGTTTCCTACAGAAAGTAGGTGGAGACCTGAGTTCCTGCTCTCTGCAATGGAAAGTGATTCAGTATTTCCTGCAGTATCACACCGTCACTGTGGACTTCAGGAAGAGCAGCATTAAACAGCAGAACATCCGAGAACTTCTCACTGTACTGGACCGAGTTCAGCTCAGAAG AATCCTTTTCTCCTGA